The Pedosphaera parvula Ellin514 genome has a window encoding:
- a CDS encoding aspartyl protease family protein — translation MKISMWLGLCLLLTSCRAPQATPQMEPYEPYLLMNRESVTVPLTNGSNLQWLVNAVVNGQPGVFILDTGAEFTSITPEFAGKLGLSEPDSSARFTKISSTGQKIQNVPISSFRLGGLEYFNFYAAIINLNHINQALHSQIAGIIGNNLLNQTAYTIDWKRNALTLTTRLIKPPPNAIAISIRTNRVYCPVSVNGRKLEFALDTGSYRCLLSQKEMARLAIEAGKQSVVEAPEIDIEKALNQEHTVVSLDQFKFGFIERRNFPIMIWDHSVLGMDLLQSYILTVDARRNWLLLTKEPSPLVFDR, via the coding sequence GTGAAAATCAGCATGTGGCTTGGATTGTGCCTGCTTCTGACCAGTTGCCGTGCTCCACAAGCCACTCCTCAGATGGAGCCGTATGAGCCTTATCTGTTGATGAACCGGGAATCGGTCACGGTTCCACTGACCAATGGGAGCAACCTGCAGTGGCTGGTAAACGCAGTGGTGAACGGACAACCGGGAGTTTTCATCCTGGATACGGGAGCAGAGTTTACGAGCATCACACCGGAATTCGCCGGGAAATTAGGATTAAGCGAGCCCGATTCAAGCGCCCGGTTCACCAAAATTTCATCAACCGGGCAAAAAATCCAAAATGTTCCCATCAGTTCCTTCAGGCTTGGTGGTCTGGAGTATTTCAACTTTTATGCCGCGATTATAAACCTTAACCATATCAACCAGGCTCTCCACTCCCAAATCGCTGGCATCATTGGAAACAACCTGTTGAATCAAACAGCTTACACGATTGACTGGAAAAGGAATGCGCTCACTCTCACGACCCGTCTCATCAAGCCGCCACCCAATGCCATTGCCATCTCGATCCGGACGAACCGTGTGTACTGTCCAGTCAGCGTAAATGGAAGGAAGCTGGAGTTTGCATTGGATACCGGCTCTTATCGCTGCCTCCTTTCACAAAAGGAAATGGCGCGATTGGCGATTGAAGCCGGGAAGCAGAGTGTGGTTGAGGCTCCTGAAATCGATATAGAAAAAGCTTTGAATCAAGAACACACAGTCGTGAGTTTGGACCAATTCAAATTTGGATTCATTGAGCGCAGGAATTTTCCCATAATGATTTGGGACCACAGCGTTCTGGGCATGGACCTGCTGCAATCGTACATTCTCACGGTGGA